A region from the Fusarium musae strain F31 chromosome 1, whole genome shotgun sequence genome encodes:
- the CLF1 gene encoding NineTeen Complex (NTC) component (EggNog:ENOG41), which yields MESSRGPPRVKNKAAAPVQISAEQLLREAVDRQEVGVQAPTQRFADLEELHEFQGRKRKEFEDYVRRNRLNLNNWLRYAQWELEQKEFARARSVFERALDAHPNNVQLWIRYIESEMKARNINHARNLLDRAVTRLPRVDKLWYKYVYMEEMLGNIPGTRQVFDRWMQWQPDEAAWSSYIKLEKRYGEFERAREIFRTFTMIHPEPRNWIKWAKFEEEFGTSDQVREVFGEAVEALGDDFVDEKLFIAYARFEAKLKEYERARAIYKYALDRLPRSRSMILHKAYTTFEKQFGDKDGVEDVVLSKRRVYYEELIKENPKNYDAWFDYAKLEETSQDSDRIRDIYERAVAQVPPTMEKRHWRRYIYLWIFYAIWEEMEGQDVERTRQIYNTCLGLIPHKRFTFAKIWLMAAHFEIRQGELTAARKLLGRAIGMCPKDKIFNGYVDLERKLFEFVRCRTLYEKHIEYNPANCQTWIKFAELERGLDDLDRTRAIFELAVQQQQLDMPELLWKAYIDFEEEEGEYERTRDLYERLLEKTDHVKVWISYAHFEINIPEDEEEEGDEEQPVSEEAKERARKVFKRAHRSMRDRDLKEECVSLLNAWLSFERTHGSAEDVEAVQKQMPRKTKRRRKLDDDSWEEYIDYVFPADDKQAADVSNLLAMAQSWKQQAGGGLGA from the coding sequence ATGGAGTCGTCTAGAGGGCCACCGAGGGTGAAGAACAAGGCCGCCGCGCCTGTTCAAATCAGTGCCGAACAGCTTTTAAGAGAAGCTGTCGACCGGCAAGAAGTCGGAGTGCAGGCCCCCACTCAACGATTTGCTGATTTGGAAGAGCTTCACGAGTTTCAAGGacggaagagaaaagagttcGAGGACTATGTGCGACGCAATcgactcaacctcaacaactGGTTGAGATATGCTCAGTGGGAGTTGGAGCAGAAGGAATTTGCCCGCGCCCGGTCCGTCTTTGAGCGCGCACTCGACGCACATCCCAATAATGTTCAGCTATGGATTCGGTACATCGAGTCGGAGATGAAGGCGAGGAACATCAACCACGCGCGTAACCTCCTGGATCGTGCCGTCACTCGCTTGCCGCGCGTTGACAAGCTCTGGTACAAATATGTCTACATGGAGGAGATGTTGGGCAACATTCCTGGAACTCGACAAGTATTTGATCGATGGATGCAATGGCAGCCAGATGAAGCGGCATGGAGCTCGTATATaaagcttgagaagcgatATGGCGAATTCGAGCGAGCAAGAGAAATCTTTCGGACCTTTACCATGATTCACCCCGAGCCCCGGAATTGGATCAAGTGGGCCAAGTTTGAGGAGGAGTTTGGTACCAGCGACCAAGTGCGGGAAGTCTTTGGGGAGGCCGTGGAGGCATTGGGAGATGACTTCGTCGACGAGAAATTGTTTATTGCATATGCTCGTTTCGaggccaagctcaaagagTATGAGCGCGCTCGTGCGATATACAAGTATGCCCTGGACCGACTACCAAGATCGAGGTCGATGATTTTGCACAAGGCATACACAACATTCGAGAAACAATTTGGCGACAAGGACGGAGTGGAAGATGTTGTGCTGTCCAAGAGGAGGGTATATTACGAGGAGCTTATCAAAGAGAACCCCAAGAACTACGACGCCTGGTTCGACTACGCAAAGCTCGAAGAGACTTCACAGGACTCTGACAGAATTCGAGATATATACGAGAGGGCTGTTGCTCAGGTTCCACCAACAATGGAAAAGCGGCACTGGAGGCGATACATCTATCTCTGGATCTTCTACGCTATAtgggaagagatggagggaCAGGATGTTGAAAGGACACGGCAGATTTACAACACGTGCTTGGGTCTGATCCCACACAAGAGGTTCACGTTTGCTAAAATCTGGCTCATGGCGGCGCATTTCGAAATCAGACAGGGTGAACTCACCGCAGCGCGAAAGCTTCTTGGACGCGCGATTGGCATGTGCCCAAAggacaagatcttcaacgGTTACGTTGACCTTGAACGAAAACTATTCGAGTTCGTGCGGTGTCGCACTCTGTATGAGAAGCACATCGAATATAACCCAGCAAATTGTCAGACATGGATCAAGTTTGCCGAACTTGAGCGGGGTCTGGATGATCTGGACCGTACACGCGCCATCTTTGAGCTTGCTgtccagcaacaacagcttgACATGCCTGAGCTCCTATGGAAGGCGTACATCGAttttgaggaggaagaaggtgAATACGAGCGGACGCGAGACCTTTACGAGCGCCTACTTGAAAAGACGGACCACGTTAAGGTCTGGATCAGTTACGCGCACTTTGAGATTAACatccctgaagatgaagaggaggagggtgaTGAGGAACAGCCAGTCAGcgaagaggccaaggagcGAGCACGCAAGGTATTCAAGCGAGCACACAGGAGCATGCGAGACCGAGATCTCAAGGAAGAGTGCGTTTCGTTACTCAACGCCTGGTTATCTTTCGAGCGTACACACGGCTCAGCGGAGGATGTGGAGGCTGTGCAGAAACAAATGCCACGCAAGACGAAGCGCCGAAGAAAGCTGGACGACGACTCGTGGGAGGAATACATCGACTATGTCTTCCCTGCTGATGATAAGCAGGCCGCTGACGTGTCCAATCTTCTGGCCATGGCGCAGAGCTGGAAACAACAGGCGGGTGGAGGTCTTGGCGCATGA
- a CDS encoding hypothetical protein (BUSCO:EOG09264B2X), producing MSTVADDLLNDFGSSGDEAEEELNDGLIKDEEATAGNRDAMELDGDAERKVDEDSDDGLNDREDSEATKVKVEKMQLGGVKDVRSVASLMQTLEPVLEVSTTPFRPSRINGRILMDDSFTSVLLTDSPDVLPRTLQRIAHYRSQAATQSTNVGNIEDHPEYHLLTQSNSLSTQIDGEVVLVHKFIRDHYSTRFPELERLVTTPLEYAKVVAIIGNGPLDSESIKALQTSTNNPLGITLKSVLDGPSLMIVTVEATTSKGHEMTPEELQRVYKACDMVIALNKAKQTLAEYVQSRMNIFAPNLTALVGSLTAAQLLNAAGGLTGLSKTPACNIASWGSKKKHSGLATNIGVRQQGYLYNSEMIRGIPTDLKKQALRIVSAKLVLAARVDRTHSSPDGSTGEELKSACLERLEKLTEPPPNKGQRALPVPDDKPSRKRGGRRARKAKEALAMTDLRKQQNRMAFGKEEREVGYGTGESTVGMGMIGQSNDGRIRSTQIDQRTRAKLSAKNKGWGGNSTVGGAASSIGGFGQASNIDLRGRGLRASGVGSTIGSATGTASSLSFTPVQGLELVDPKMQAELSKKRKAEEDRWFKGGSFTQVGGLSDGSVFKVPALPAAKRVDTGATKTNTSASK from the coding sequence ATGTCGACTGTCGCAGACGACCTCCTCAACGATTTTGGAAGCTCCGGCGATGAGGCCGAAGAAGAGCTCAACGACGGCCtcatcaaggatgaagaggcaACCGCCGGCAACCGTGACGCCATGGAGTTGGATGGCGATGCTGAGAGGAAGGTCGACGAAGATTCGGATGATGGATTGAACGACAGAGAAGATTCCGAAGCAACAAAGGTAAAGGTCGAGAAGATGCAACTTGGAGGAGTAAAGGATGTTAGAAGCGTTGCCAGCCTCATGCAAACGCTTGAACCAGTTCTCGAGGTTAGTACTACCCCCTTCAGACCGAGCCGCATCAACGGTCGCATCTTGATGGACGATTCGTTTACATCAGTTCTTTTGACGGATAGCCCTGACGTATTGCCTCGAACGCTACAGAGAATCGCACATTACCGATCGCAAGCCGCGACGCAGAGTACCAATGTCGGAAACATCGAAGATCATCCCGAGTATCATCTTCTGACGCAGTCCAACAGCCTTTCAACCCAGATCGATGGCGAGGTTGTCCTCGTTCATAAGTTCATTCGCGACCACTACTCGACGAGGTTTCCCGAGCTCGAGCGACTTGTTACTACGCCACTAGAATATGCCAAGGTCGTTGCTATCATCGGAAATGGTCCGTTGGATTCGGAGAGTATCAAGGCTCTGCAGACTTCGACTAACAACCCGCTTGGAATAACACTTAAGTCCGTCCTTGATGGGCCGTCACTCATGATAGTGACGGTCGAGGCCACCACATCAAAGGGCCACGAGATGACACCCGAAGAGCTTCAGCGCGTCTACAAGGCATGCGATATGGTTATTGCcctcaacaaggccaagcagaCTCTCGCCGAGTACGTGCAGTCGCGCATGAACATTTTTGCGCCAAATCTGACAGCCCTTGTTGGTTCTCTTACGGCCGCCCAACTCCTCAACGCGGCAGGCGGACTGACAGGTCTCTCCAAGACGCCTGCTTGCAACATCGCCTCTTGGGgatccaagaagaagcactcGGGGCTTGCTACGAATATAGGTGTTCGGCAGCAGGGCTACCTTTACAACTCGGAGATGATCCGAGGCATTCCTACcgacttgaagaagcaagCCTTGAGAATCGTGTCGGCCAAGCTAGTTCTGGCTGCCCGGGTTGATCGCACACACTCCAGTCCGGATGGATCCACAGGGGAGGAGCTCAAATCAGCATGTCTTGAAcgccttgagaagctgacaGAGCCACCTCCCAACAAAGGACAGCGTGCGCTCCCTGTGCCAGACGATAAGCCATCCCGCAAGCGAGGTGGACGACGTGCTCGCAAGGCTAAGGAGGCTCTCGCTATGACTGATCTTCGTAAGCAACAGAACCGTATGGCATTTGGCAAGGAGGAAAGGGAGGTCGGATATGGCACTGGCGAGTCAACTGTTGGTATGGGCATGATTGGTCAGTCCAACGACGGCCGCATTCGCAGCACCCAGATAGACCAGCGCACACGCGCAAAGCTCAGTGCCAAAAACAAGGGCTGGGGCGGAAACAGCACCGTGGGTGGTGCTGCGTCGTCTATCGGTGGCTTTGGCCAAGCGTCTAATATTGATTTACGAGGGCGCGGCTTACGAGCGTCGGGAGTTGGCAGCACCATCGGTTCAGCAACCGGCACAGCATCATCTTTGTCATTCACGCCCGTCCAAGGTCTTGAGCTCGTTGACCCCAAGATGCAGGCAGAGCTcagcaagaagcgcaaggccgAGGAGGACCGTTGGTTCAAGGGCGGCAGCTTCACACAGGTCGGAGGGTTGTCAGATGGAAGCGTTTTCAAGGTGCCGGCGCTCCCAGCAGCCAAACGTGTCGATACAGGCGCAACCAAAACGAATACCTCGGCATCAAAATAA
- a CDS encoding hypothetical protein (EggNog:ENOG41): MTMHAINAAGRRVSLLNDETASQQQQQQPTQRPPLSFHSHSSYAFTQSYPTPGSSSSSPNTPELLRSDSYDSQMSNDPLSPLTPNVDYYPRQQVMYTIPQDYNMEAKHAQYADSTRSASYDAEMVSQPRSSPMPERPGKRYPCRYRDTHGCEKTFTTSGHASRHSKIHTAEKAVQCTFAGCQKKFTRADNMKQHLETHFKDKSRSSTSQRSHRTSLADARRNSTSGRPSASRISSSRSRRDADPYPLPTPPLASPTVNSGSWDLGGRNLPILNRPVAGRTPSGLDALAMAVACQEGSGV, translated from the coding sequence ATGACAATGCACGCAATCAACGCCGCTGGTCGACGAGTTTCACTCCTCAATGACGAAACTGCctcccaacaacaacaacaacagccaacGCAACGACCACCTCTCAGCTTCCACTCTCACTCCAGCTATGCCTTCACTCAATCATACCCCACCCCGGGCAGcagttcttcttcgccaAACACTCCTGAACTTCTTCGTTCCGACTCTTATGACTCTCAAATGAGCAACgatcctctttctcctctgaCTCCCAACGTCGACTACTACCCTCGACAACAGGTCATGTACACAATTCCTCAGGACTACAACATGGAGGCGAAGCATGCCCAATACGCCGACAGCACCCGTTCAGCTTCCTACGACGCTGAGATGGTCAGCCAGCCCCGATCCTCGCCTATGCCCGAGCGCCCCGGAAAGAGGTATCCCTGCAGGTACCGCGACACTCATGGCTGCGAAAAGACCTTCACTACCTCAGGTCATGCCTCGCGCCATTCAAAAATTCACACTGCGGAGAAAGCTGTTCAATGTACTTTTGCTGGATGCCAGAAGAAGTTCACTCGTGCCGACAACATGAAGCAACATCTCGAAACCCACTTCAAGGATAAGAGTCGCTCTTCTACCAGCCAGCGCAGTCACAGGACATCCCTCGCTGACGCTCGCCGTAACTCTACATCCGGTCGCCCTTCCGCGAGCCGCATATCCTCGTCAAGGAGCCGACGCGACGCTGATCCCTATCCCCTTCCCACGCCTCCGCTGGCCTCACCCACTGTCAACAGTGGATCTTGGGACTTGGGCGGCCGCAACTTGCCCATTCTCAACCGCCCTGTTGCTGGCAGGACACCTAGCGGTCTGGATGCCCTCGCTATGGCCGTAGCATGCCAGGAGGGTTCTGGTGTCTGA